In Bacillota bacterium, the sequence GCCAAAGCCCATGAACTAGCCAAGGCACTGAAGGAAAGCGATGAATGGGTCCGGCTGGAAAGGGCTAGGGAAGAGATTAGCAGCCGAGAGGCTGCCAAGATCATGCTTCGGGACTTTAATGCCAAACAGCTGCTGCTCTACCAGAAGCAGCTGCAGGGCCAGGAACCCACAGAACAGGAGATCAATGAGTTGCAGACCATGCTGCACAACATCAGTTTTAATCCCTACGTTCGGGAGTTCCTCGAGGCGGAGCAGGCTTTGGGCGCGCTAATTCAACAGGTGCAGGAGATCCTTAGTCAGGCCCTGGGAATTGGTTCTGTTGGTGACGACGGGGAGTCGATATCGGAACCTACTCCTCGGGAACCGAAACAAACCTCGAAATTGTGGACACCTTAGATGGTGTTATGGCACGTAGCATTGGCAACAGGAGGTGGCAGGGCAGCCCTTGGGCTTGCCCAAGACTATGGACCAAGTGTATATAGAAGACCTGGGTCAACACGTAGGTCAAGAAGTTGTCATCAAAGGATGGTTATATAACAAGCGATCCAGTGGTAAACTGCAGTTTCTCATGGTGCGGGACGGTACCGGCATCGTCCAGGCGGTAGTATTCAAAAATGATGTATCGCCGGAGGTCTTTGCGGAGGCCGATCGTTTAACCCAGGAGTCATCGATTATTGTCAAGGGAACGGTGCGGGCCGACGATCGGGCACCGGGGGGATATGAGCTGGGGCTGACGGATCTAGAGACGGTACAGCTCTCTGAGGAGTATCCCATTACCCCTAAGGAACATGGTGTGGAGTTCTTAATGGACCACAGACACCTGTGGCTTCGCTCCCAGCGGCAGCATGCCGTGATGCGGGTGCGGGGAACCATCATCCAGGCGATCCATCGGTTCTTTACCGAACGGAACTTCCTCCTGGTCGATCCCCCCATTCTAACTCCGGCAGCTTGCGAGGGAACCACGACCCTCTTTGAAACCGATTATTTCGAAGACAAGGCCTATTTAACTCAAAGTGGACAGCTGTATATGGAAGCAGCAGCCATGGCCTTTGGCAAGGTATACAGCTTTGGACCTACCTTCCGCGCGGAAAAGTCCAAGACTCGTCGGCACTTAATGGAGTTCTGGATGATTGAGCCGGAAGTTGCCTACGCGACCCATGAGGACAACATGCGTCTGCAGGAAGATTTCATTACCTACATCGTGCAGGCGGTACTGACAGAACGCAGAGCGGAACTGGAACTGTTGGAGCGAGACATTTCTCGCCTCGAAAATGTCCAGGCTCCCTTCCCGCGGATCACCTACGACGAAGCCCTGGAGATCCTGAAGGAAAAGGATCTGGCCATCGAGTGGGGTGAGGACTTTGGTGCTCCCCATGAGACTGCCTTGGCGGAATCCTTCGATCGACCGCTGATTGTTGAGAAGTATCCCACCAAGGTGAAGGCCTTCTACATGGAGCCGGATCCTGAGCGGCCGGAAGTAGTGTTGTGTAACGACTTGCTGGCACCGGAGGGTTACGGCGAAATCATCGGGGGCAGCCAAAGGATTGCCAGCCTTGAGCTGATGGCCCAGCGGATCCGGGAGCATCAGCTGCCGGAGGAGGACTACCGCTGGTATCTGGACTTGCGCCGCTACGGAAGCGTACCCCACTCCGGTTTTGGACTGGGCCTGGAGCGGGTTGTGGCTTGGATTTGCGGCCTGTCCCACCTCAGAGAGGCGATTCCATTCCCACGCTTGCTGAATCGGATCTATCCGTAGTTCTTTGCCTGTGCAATAGGTTTCATTTGGTTGCGGCTGAGAAGGCTAATCCTCTCAGCCGCAACTGTATTTACGGGAGAAAGAGGAGTAAGCTAGAGGTTAACGGGTACCTAGAAAAATGAAGCAGACTCCCATCACCAGGAGAATGAGTTTCCTCGGCGACACTTGATAGGACATTCCCAAAATACCTAGGGCACTAACGGTCATCAGAATTACGGGACCAATCATTCCCAAGACACCGTTGATGCGCAAAGCAGTAGCGACTCGGCCAAACCGGAGCATTAGCAGTGCTGCGGTGATCTCGATGGAGCCTGCGATCATCCGCATCACCGCCATCTGAAAGACAGTTCTGCTTTCGTCACCCATGGTCTTCCCGCCTTTTCCCGAGATTTTCGGTGTGGACCCGTTGTCTCAGTGTCGATCCATCTCATCTCTATGTGGGGGGAGTCAGAATCATGTTGGGAGGTGTCTGCATGTACGAAGAGTTGAAGCAGATAGATCCAGAAGTCGCAGAAGCAATAATCAGTGAACTGCAGCGCCAGGAAGACAACATTGAACTCATCGCTTCCGAGAATTTTGTCTCTCGGGCGGTAATGGCAGCTACCGGTTCCGTCCTAACTAACAAATATGCCGAAGGGTATCCCGGCCGGCGGTATTACGGCGGTTGTGAGCACGTTGATACCGTTGAAACTCTCGCCATTGACCGGGCCAAGGAGCTATTTCAAGCAGAGCACGCCAATGTGCAGCCCCATTCCGGCGCCCAGGCCAACATGGCAGTGTACCAGGCGCTATTAGAGCCAGGAGACAGGGTCCTGGGCATGAGCCTGTCCCATGGTGGTCACTTAACCCACGGCAGCCCGGTAAACATGTCCGGGAAGTGGTACCACTTCTTTCACTATGGTGTAGATCCATCCACGGAAACCCTGGATTATGATCAGGTCAGAGACCAGGCTAAAAAGCACCGCCCCAAGCTGATCGTCGCCGGGGCCAGCGCCTATCCCAGGAAGATAGACTTTGCCCCGCTGAAGGAGATTGCCGACGAAGTAGGGGCCTATTTGATGGTGGATATGGCCCACATCGCGGGATTAGTGGCCGCGGGAATCCATCCCAATCCGGTGCCCTATGCCGATGTGGTTACCACCACCACCCACAAGACCTTAAGGGGACCCCGGGGCGGGATGATCCTGGCCAAGGAGGAGCTGGCTAAGGCCATCGATAAAGCCGTCTTTCCGGGAACCCAGGGTGGTCCTTTGATGCATGTCATTGCCGCCAAGGCCGTGGCCTTGAAGGAGGCGATGGCCCCGGAGTTTGCCGATTACCAAAGGCAAATCGTTGCCAATGCCAAGCAGCTGGCCGCCAGCCTGATGGAGAAAGGCTTCCGCTTGGTGTCCGGCGGTACCGATACCCACCTGATGCTGGTGGATGTTAAGGCAGTGGGACTGACGGGGAAAGAGGCGGAATCTGCCCTGGACCAGGTGGGCATCACCGTCAACAAGAACACCATTCCCTTTGATACCGAAAGCCCTGTAGTCACCAGTGGAATCCGTCTCGGCACTCCGGCGGTAACCACCCGGGGGATGAAGGAACGGGAAATGGAGGAGATCGCCGAGTTGATTGCGCAGACCCTACGCTCCGGTAAGGCTGAAGGGCAACGGGCACAGATCTCCCAGCGTCGCCGAGAACTCACGGCCAGATTTCCCATCTATAAATTCTAAACCAGTAAGCGAGGACCTAAGGCCCCATTTGCCCGTCTAGGACGGCGGGTAGATGGGGCCTCCCTTTGTTTGTCATCGAGTAATCTGGCAACCCATGGGGCATATTAGCCAAGAGTAACAGGAAGTTGAAGGAGGCGATGGCTGATGGCAGAAATGCTGGAGATTCGCTGGCACGGTCGCGGTGGTCAGGGAGCCAAAACCGCTGCCATCCTTTTGGCTGAGGCGGCTGCCGCTGCCGGGAAATACATTCAGGCCTTTCCCGAGTATGGGCCGGAGCGGATGGGTGCTCCCGTGGTGTCCTACAACCGCATCAGTGATGAGCCCATCCTGCTGCACAGCAGTGTCGTTAGTCCCCAGTACGTGATGGTGCTGGACTCGACCTTTATCGGTTCCGTGGATTTCACCGCCGGTATCCCACCGGGAGGGACCATTGTCCTGAACACTTCCCACTCTCGGGATGAAATGTGGGAGCGGATGCAGCTGGGGGATCGGGACCTGCGGCTGTTTGTCGTTGATGCCAGTGCCATATCTGAAGCGGAGATTGGCCGACCTATTCCCAATACTCCCATGTTGGGAGCGCTGGCCAAGGTCAGCAAAGGGCTGGAGCTAGAGGCGCTCATTGAGGATATCACCGGGAAGTTAGAGAGGAAGTTCCGCGATCGACCTGAGGTAATCGAGGGTAACCTACGGGCAATTCGTAGGGCCCACGCGGAGGTGTCGGGAGGATGAGGATAGAGAATACCAGCCAGACCAAACACATGAAGTCCAGTCATGAAGCGATTAACATCGGTCCCGGCGCGGGATGGCGGGACCTTCCCCGAGGGGGTGTCATCCCTGAAGGAGGTACCGCGCAGCGTTTTGCCACCGGAGACTGGAGAACTCTTCGCCCGATTTGGAGTGCGGAAAAGTGCATCCACTGCCATCGGTGCTGGGTCTACTGCCCCGACATGGCAGTGATCAGTGAGGACGGCAAGATCCAAGGGATGGACTACAAATTCTGTAAGGGGTGCGGGATCTGTGCCAACGTCTGCCCCACTAAGGTCCATGCTATTGAGATGCATCCCGAGGACAAGTTTGTCGATGATGAGGCAATGAAACAGGAGGATGAAGTAATACAGGAAGATGAGCCGAGACCAAAGGAGGATGGCTGATGGCGGTGCAAATGGAAACAAAAATGGTGGCATTAACGGGCAACGAGGCCGCAGCCCAGGCGATGCGACAAATCTGCCCCGACGTGGTAGCCGCCTATCCGATCACCCCACAGACGGAGATCGTTCAGATCTTCTCGACGTTTGTGGCCGATGGGTTGATCCCGACGGAATTCGTCCCGGTAGAGAGCGAACACAGCGCCCTGAGCGCCACCGTGGGCGCAGCAGCCGCGGGCGCCCGGGCGATGACCGCAACATCGGCCAATGGGTTGGCCTTCATGTGGGAGGTCTTGTACATCGCCTCGGGAATGCGACTGCCCATCGTAATGCCCGTAGTCAATCGGGCTTTGAGTGGGCCGATTAACATTCACTGTGATCACAGCGACACCATGGGAGCCCGGGATTCCGGCTGGCTGCAGCTGTACAGCGAGACGGCCCAGGAAATGTACGACAATCTCATCCAGGCGGTGCGCATCGCCGAGCATGCCGATACCCGCCTGCCGGTGATGGTGATGATGGATGGCTTTATTACCAGCCACGGAATGGAAAACGTCGAGTTACTAAAAGACGCCCAGGTCCGGGAGTTCATCGGAGAGTACCACCTGGAGCATGCCCTGTTGGATGTGGACAACCCCAGCACCTGGGGACCCTTGGACCTGCAGGACTTCTATTTTGAACACAAGCGGCAGCAGGCCGAGGCGGTGAAGATAGCCAGGAACGTGATCGCCGAAGTGGCCAAGGAATACGCTGACTTAAGTGGTCGCCATTACGGGTTCTTGGAGGAATACCGTATGGAGGACGCGGAGGTGGCCATTTTGGTCATCGGGTCCACTGCAGGAACTGCCAAGTATGTGGTCAATCAGCTGCGGGAGCAGGGAGTCAAGGCTGGGGTCATCAAGCTCAGGGTTTTCCGGCCCTTCCCGGTACAGGAGCTAACCAATGCCGTAGCCAATCTCAAAGCCCTCGCGGTGATGGACCGGGCGGAAAGCTTCTCGGGACAGGGAGGCCCGCTGTTTACCGAAGCACGGGCTGCCTTGTATGCCGCACCCCACCGTCCCCTGATGCTCAACTATATCTACGGCCTTGGAGGTCGGGACATCACGCCAGAGATGATCGCGTCGGTGTATCAGGACCTTCAGGATGCGGCCCAATCGGGGCAAGTCCAGGATCCCTATCGGTTCCTGGGAGTTCGGGACTAACAGGAGGTGACAAACATGGCGACATTAAAGGATTTGGCGAAGAAAGAAGTGCTCATCACCGGAGGCCACCGGGCTTGCTCTGGGTGTGGCTTTCCCATTGCCATTAAGATGATTCTTTCCCAAGTGGATACACCGGTAGTGGTGGGCTGCGCCACAGGCTGTATGGAGGTGACTACCACCGTCTATCCCTACACTGCTTGGAAGCCCAACTTCATTCACAATGCCTTTGAAAACGTAGCGGCAACCATCAGTGGGGTGGAAACTGCCTATCGCAGTCTAAAAAAGCAGGGCAAGATCGATAAGGAAATCAAGTTCATTGCCTTTGGCGGCGATGGCGGTACCTATGACATCGGCTTGCAGTCCCTGTCGGGAGCGATGGAACGGGGCCATAACATGGTCTATGTCTGCTATGACAATAACGCCTATATGAACACCGGAGTGCAGCGATCCAGTGCTACCCCCTTGGGGACCAATACCTCCACGACACCCGCGGGAACCCAGTCCACGGGAAAACCTCAGTCTCGGAAGGACTTGACCGCGATTATGGCGGCCCATAACATTCCCTACGTAGCCCAGGCAGCCATCAGTCATTGGAACGATCTGGTCAGAAAGGCGGAGAAGGCCTTTACCGTGGAGGGACCGGCCTTTCTCAACGTCCTTACCTCCTGTCGATTGGGATGGGCCATTCCCCCAGAGGATGCCATCGATGCCGTTGACGGTGGAGTCCAGTCAAATTTCTGGCCGTTGTATGAAGTGGAGAATGGGGAATGGAAGCTGACCTTCCAGCCGCGAAAACCGCTGCCGGTAGCCGATTGGTTGAAACAGCAGGGGCGGTTTAAGCATCTCTTTCGGGGAGACCACTCCGAAGTCTTGGAGGCCATCCAAAGGGATGTCGACGAGAAATTCGCTCAGCTGTGCCGCCGCTGCGGTGTCGAGCCAAAGACCGCGGTACACTAAAGATGTGGTTAGCCGGTTGCGCAGCCAGACCGCTAGGTCCGATAGACGATGAGGGCGGCAGGTTCATATCAACGTCTTGATTTGGAAAAGCAGAACAGGGGATCAAAGTCCGACCCTTTGCGTCGCCCTTTGATCCCCTGTATCTTTACTGGGAATCATCCTCTTGGTAGATTGTATAGATTCCAGAGTCAACGGTACGGTTGGGGATGGTATGTAAATTACCGTTATCGTCTCGTACCCGGGTCTTCCGGATATTCAGCTCCACCAAACGCCCTTCGATGTTACCTGCTTTGATGCGTTTGCCGATGGTCAGTTCGTCATCGCTAATGAGAAATACTCCGGCCAAGAGATCCTGGGGAACAGTATTTAGCCCTGTGGCCAAGGCGGCGCCGATGAGGGCGATGGAACCACCTAGAGCCAAGGAAAGCTGAGTCAGCCCCAGTGTATTGAGAACGGCAGCAACTCCTAGCACCCAGGCGACGAACTTGCCGGCCGACAGAAGCATAGACAAAACCTTTGGTTCGATTTTGCCCCACCGACTTAGCCTTTGCACTAACGCGGTCAGCAGGTAGTTGAGGGCTCCGACAAAGACAACGATCGCGATGATCTGCGGTAGTTGATTGACGAAAACCCCTAACCCAGTCCGAAACTGTTGCCACAATGAAAGCTCCATTTTCATCACGAGACATCCCTAAAGAGGCCCACGACTGTCGTCGTGGGAGGAATGCGACTCGTTTCCTCCCTTCCTTTGGATTCAAGCAATTCTCTTCTTCTTGTACTGCCATCCATCTGAATCCCAGGAAATTGGCAGTAATTGTAGTTTACTCCATGGCAGATACCTTTGCCTGCACCATCTCGTGGATCCACCAAGTCTCAAGCTCTGACCATCACTTAGGACAGTTCATCTACCTTGGTATTTTCCCCTAAAATCTGGTAGAGCTTGCAGCGATATTGCAAGCTCAAGACTCTGGCAGAAGTCCATGACTTCTTGTATTTGATTTATCACAAAAGCATCAACATTACTTCATCGTATATTAACCGCGAAACTGCTTATATCCTTTAGACTTTGCCCTTCAAAACAGGTATGATAAACTTAGAACCATTTTTTCGGGGGAATGACAGATGACACAGCGAGACCCTCGCGAGGACGATGGTGGTGGGGTTGTGACGAAGCGACGTCGGGGCAAATGGTCACAGATGCAAAGGGCGATGCGCTACAGCATCTGGGACGGAATGGCAGCCAACATGAGTGAAAACCTCTTTGGACCCTTCCTGTCCCTGTTTGCGCTGGAATTGGGTGCGACGAAGGCTCAGATTGGTCTGTTAAGTTCATTACCTAGTTTGTTAGGCAATATTGCTCAGATCCCGGCCGCGATGCTTACTGAACGCTTGGGCCGTCGGAAGATATTGACGGTATGGTCGGCGATTGGAGCCCGGTTGTGTCTTTTGGCGACGGTGTTTATTCCCTTCTTGTTTGGCAGTGAGTTTAATCTGATAGGTCTGTTCATTTTTCTTGTGGCAATGCGGGGCTTTGTCAACAGCCTGGGAGTGCCGGCTTGGACATCGATCATGGCTGATATCAGCCCGGTGGAGTCACGGGGTGCCTTTTTCTCCACTCGCAACATTCTCTCAGGGATGACGGGGTTTGCCGGTACCCTGTTGGCGGGGTGGATTATCCGAACCTATGGTTTCCCGGGAGGATATCAACGGTCCTTTTTCCTAGCCTTTCTCACCGGGGTACTTGCTATTTACTTCTTTGCCCGGATTCCCGTTCAGGAACCGGGGCCAAAAAAGGCAAGGATAGCTGAGGAAGCAGCAGAAACTGAAGAGCCGGCAGAACCAAAACTAACCCTTAGGCAGAAGTGGAACAGAGCTCTGGATGCCTTTTCACAACACGCTAATTTCCGGAAGTATTGTTTCACCTCGATCTTCTGGCAATTCTCCGTTTCCCTCGGCGGTCCCATGGTAGCCGTTCACTTTGCCGAGAACCTCGGTGGTACCCCGGCGCAATGGAGTATCGCCAGCTCTGCTGGGTTGGTGGCCGGTATCCTCTTTCAGAAGTACTGGGGACGGTTAGCCGATCGCTTCGGACCTAAGAACGTGATGAAATTCGCTGGAATCCCCGCTGCGGCATTGCCGTGGATATGGTTGGCGATACCCATCCCTCAGTTAGGGTTTATTGCTAGTTTTATTGGCCAGTTTGGCTGGAGTGGGTATAACCTAGCGGCCTTCAACTTGATCCTGGAGTTGACTCCCGATGCCAGCCGCTCCACCTATGTGGGCGTGTACAACACGATGGCGGGAATCAGTGCCGCTATCAGCCCAGTGATCGGAGGAGTGTTGGCGGAGCACATCGGGATGTACTGGGTGTTGTTTCTTTCCGGTCTTTTGCGGTTTGTAGCTTTCCTGGTGTTTGTGTTCAATGTCG encodes:
- a CDS encoding YlbF family regulator, with amino-acid sequence MSVIAKAHELAKALKESDEWVRLERAREEISSREAAKIMLRDFNAKQLLLYQKQLQGQEPTEQEINELQTMLHNISFNPYVREFLEAEQALGALIQQVQEILSQALGIGSVGDDGESISEPTPREPKQTSKLWTP
- the asnS gene encoding asparagine--tRNA ligase, which gives rise to MDQVYIEDLGQHVGQEVVIKGWLYNKRSSGKLQFLMVRDGTGIVQAVVFKNDVSPEVFAEADRLTQESSIIVKGTVRADDRAPGGYELGLTDLETVQLSEEYPITPKEHGVEFLMDHRHLWLRSQRQHAVMRVRGTIIQAIHRFFTERNFLLVDPPILTPAACEGTTTLFETDYFEDKAYLTQSGQLYMEAAAMAFGKVYSFGPTFRAEKSKTRRHLMEFWMIEPEVAYATHEDNMRLQEDFITYIVQAVLTERRAELELLERDISRLENVQAPFPRITYDEALEILKEKDLAIEWGEDFGAPHETALAESFDRPLIVEKYPTKVKAFYMEPDPERPEVVLCNDLLAPEGYGEIIGGSQRIASLELMAQRIREHQLPEEDYRWYLDLRRYGSVPHSGFGLGLERVVAWICGLSHLREAIPFPRLLNRIYP
- a CDS encoding YqhV family protein — its product is MGDESRTVFQMAVMRMIAGSIEITAALLMLRFGRVATALRINGVLGMIGPVILMTVSALGILGMSYQVSPRKLILLVMGVCFIFLGTR
- a CDS encoding serine hydroxymethyltransferase, which encodes MYEELKQIDPEVAEAIISELQRQEDNIELIASENFVSRAVMAATGSVLTNKYAEGYPGRRYYGGCEHVDTVETLAIDRAKELFQAEHANVQPHSGAQANMAVYQALLEPGDRVLGMSLSHGGHLTHGSPVNMSGKWYHFFHYGVDPSTETLDYDQVRDQAKKHRPKLIVAGASAYPRKIDFAPLKEIADEVGAYLMVDMAHIAGLVAAGIHPNPVPYADVVTTTTHKTLRGPRGGMILAKEELAKAIDKAVFPGTQGGPLMHVIAAKAVALKEAMAPEFADYQRQIVANAKQLAASLMEKGFRLVSGGTDTHLMLVDVKAVGLTGKEAESALDQVGITVNKNTIPFDTESPVVTSGIRLGTPAVTTRGMKEREMEEIAELIAQTLRSGKAEGQRAQISQRRRELTARFPIYKF
- a CDS encoding pyruvate synthase, which codes for MAEMLEIRWHGRGGQGAKTAAILLAEAAAAAGKYIQAFPEYGPERMGAPVVSYNRISDEPILLHSSVVSPQYVMVLDSTFIGSVDFTAGIPPGGTIVLNTSHSRDEMWERMQLGDRDLRLFVVDASAISEAEIGRPIPNTPMLGALAKVSKGLELEALIEDITGKLERKFRDRPEVIEGNLRAIRRAHAEVSGG
- a CDS encoding 4Fe-4S binding protein — encoded protein: MKSSHEAINIGPGAGWRDLPRGGVIPEGGTAQRFATGDWRTLRPIWSAEKCIHCHRCWVYCPDMAVISEDGKIQGMDYKFCKGCGICANVCPTKVHAIEMHPEDKFVDDEAMKQEDEVIQEDEPRPKEDG
- the porA gene encoding pyruvate ferredoxin oxidoreductase, whose amino-acid sequence is METKMVALTGNEAAAQAMRQICPDVVAAYPITPQTEIVQIFSTFVADGLIPTEFVPVESEHSALSATVGAAAAGARAMTATSANGLAFMWEVLYIASGMRLPIVMPVVNRALSGPINIHCDHSDTMGARDSGWLQLYSETAQEMYDNLIQAVRIAEHADTRLPVMVMMDGFITSHGMENVELLKDAQVREFIGEYHLEHALLDVDNPSTWGPLDLQDFYFEHKRQQAEAVKIARNVIAEVAKEYADLSGRHYGFLEEYRMEDAEVAILVIGSTAGTAKYVVNQLREQGVKAGVIKLRVFRPFPVQELTNAVANLKALAVMDRAESFSGQGGPLFTEARAALYAAPHRPLMLNYIYGLGGRDITPEMIASVYQDLQDAAQSGQVQDPYRFLGVRD
- a CDS encoding pyruvate ferredoxin oxidoreductase (catalyzes the formation of acetyl-CoA from pyruvate and coenzyme A), producing the protein MATLKDLAKKEVLITGGHRACSGCGFPIAIKMILSQVDTPVVVGCATGCMEVTTTVYPYTAWKPNFIHNAFENVAATISGVETAYRSLKKQGKIDKEIKFIAFGGDGGTYDIGLQSLSGAMERGHNMVYVCYDNNAYMNTGVQRSSATPLGTNTSTTPAGTQSTGKPQSRKDLTAIMAAHNIPYVAQAAISHWNDLVRKAEKAFTVEGPAFLNVLTSCRLGWAIPPEDAIDAVDGGVQSNFWPLYEVENGEWKLTFQPRKPLPVADWLKQQGRFKHLFRGDHSEVLEAIQRDVDEKFAQLCRRCGVEPKTAVH
- a CDS encoding mechanosensitive ion channel, with the protein product MKMELSLWQQFRTGLGVFVNQLPQIIAIVVFVGALNYLLTALVQRLSRWGKIEPKVLSMLLSAGKFVAWVLGVAAVLNTLGLTQLSLALGGSIALIGAALATGLNTVPQDLLAGVFLISDDELTIGKRIKAGNIEGRLVELNIRKTRVRDDNGNLHTIPNRTVDSGIYTIYQEDDSQ
- a CDS encoding MFS transporter gives rise to the protein MTQRDPREDDGGGVVTKRRRGKWSQMQRAMRYSIWDGMAANMSENLFGPFLSLFALELGATKAQIGLLSSLPSLLGNIAQIPAAMLTERLGRRKILTVWSAIGARLCLLATVFIPFLFGSEFNLIGLFIFLVAMRGFVNSLGVPAWTSIMADISPVESRGAFFSTRNILSGMTGFAGTLLAGWIIRTYGFPGGYQRSFFLAFLTGVLAIYFFARIPVQEPGPKKARIAEEAAETEEPAEPKLTLRQKWNRALDAFSQHANFRKYCFTSIFWQFSVSLGGPMVAVHFAENLGGTPAQWSIASSAGLVAGILFQKYWGRLADRFGPKNVMKFAGIPAAALPWIWLAIPIPQLGFIASFIGQFGWSGYNLAAFNLILELTPDASRSTYVGVYNTMAGISAAISPVIGGVLAEHIGMYWVLFLSGLLRFVAFLVFVFNVDDTRSTPMRWSDMFPDALRPRQKLAG